In Streptomyces capitiformicae, one genomic interval encodes:
- the kdpA gene encoding potassium-transporting ATPase subunit KdpA: protein MSPVLADVLLVTALIGALALVHRPLGDYMAAVYSSKKHLRVERWIYRSVGANPDTEMRWPAYLRGVLAFSAVSVLFLYLLQRVQDKLPLSLGFKPITPDQAFNTAVSFVSNTNWQSYSGEAAMSHVTQTAGLAVQNFVSAAVGIAVAVALVRGFARSRTGDLGNFWADLVRGVVRILVPISVVAAVILIAAGAIQNFGDIHTITTLTGDKQAISPGAVASQEAIKDLGTNGGGFFNANSAHPFENPNGFTNLLEIFLLLVIPFSLPRTFGKMVGNVKQGYAIVAAMGIIWFLGVVAVTWIEYAHPGTASQIAGGSMEGKEQRFGEGPSSLFAVSTTMTSTGSVNSFHDSFQGLSGGVLLLGMMLGEIAPGGVGSGLYGMLIMAIIAVFLAGLMVGRTPEYLGKKIGTREIKLAACYILITPALVLIGTAVAMALPDGKDAMTNVGAHGFSEVLYAYTSASNNNGSAFAGFGANTEFFNTTLGLCMALGRFLPMVFVLALAGSLAEQKPIPATAGTLRTEKPLFTGLLVGAIMIITGLTFFPALALGPLAEGLAT from the coding sequence ATGAGCCCCGTCCTCGCTGACGTGCTCCTGGTGACCGCGCTGATCGGCGCGCTCGCCCTGGTGCACCGTCCCCTCGGCGACTACATGGCCGCCGTCTACTCCTCCAAGAAGCACCTTCGCGTCGAGCGCTGGATCTACCGCTCGGTGGGCGCGAACCCCGACACGGAGATGCGCTGGCCTGCCTACCTGCGTGGGGTACTGGCCTTCTCCGCGGTGAGCGTGCTGTTCCTCTACCTGCTGCAGCGGGTGCAGGACAAGCTGCCGCTGTCGCTCGGCTTCAAGCCGATCACCCCGGACCAGGCGTTCAACACGGCCGTGTCGTTCGTGTCGAACACCAACTGGCAGTCGTACTCGGGTGAGGCGGCGATGAGCCACGTCACCCAGACCGCCGGCCTCGCGGTGCAGAACTTCGTCTCCGCCGCTGTCGGCATCGCCGTGGCGGTGGCGCTGGTGCGCGGCTTCGCCCGCTCCCGCACCGGGGACCTGGGCAACTTCTGGGCGGACCTGGTGCGCGGCGTCGTCCGCATCCTGGTCCCGATCTCCGTGGTCGCCGCCGTGATCCTCATCGCTGCCGGCGCCATCCAGAACTTCGGCGACATCCACACCATCACCACGCTGACCGGCGACAAGCAGGCCATCAGCCCCGGCGCGGTCGCCTCCCAGGAGGCCATCAAGGACCTGGGCACGAACGGCGGCGGCTTCTTCAACGCCAACAGCGCCCACCCGTTCGAGAACCCCAACGGCTTCACCAACCTGCTGGAGATCTTCCTGCTCCTGGTGATCCCGTTCTCGCTGCCGCGCACCTTCGGCAAGATGGTCGGCAACGTCAAGCAGGGCTACGCGATCGTCGCCGCGATGGGCATCATCTGGTTCCTCGGCGTGGTCGCGGTGACCTGGATCGAGTACGCCCACCCGGGCACCGCCTCGCAGATCGCGGGCGGGTCGATGGAGGGCAAGGAACAGCGGTTCGGCGAGGGCCCGTCGTCGCTGTTCGCGGTGTCGACGACGATGACCTCGACCGGCTCGGTGAACTCCTTCCACGACTCCTTCCAGGGCCTGTCCGGCGGGGTACTGCTACTGGGCATGATGCTCGGCGAGATCGCGCCCGGAGGTGTCGGCTCCGGCCTCTACGGCATGCTGATCATGGCGATCATCGCGGTGTTCCTCGCCGGGCTGATGGTCGGCCGCACGCCCGAGTACCTCGGCAAGAAGATCGGCACCCGCGAGATCAAGCTGGCGGCCTGCTACATCCTCATCACCCCCGCGCTGGTGCTGATCGGCACCGCAGTGGCGATGGCCCTGCCCGACGGCAAGGACGCCATGACCAACGTCGGGGCGCACGGCTTCTCCGAGGTCCTGTACGCCTACACCTCCGCCTCGAACAACAACGGTTCCGCGTTCGCGGGCTTCGGCGCCAACACCGAGTTCTTCAACACGACATTGGGCCTGTGCATGGCACTGGGCCGGTTCCTGCCGATGGTGTTCGTGCTGGCGCTGGCCGGCTCGCTCGCCGAGCAGAAGCCGATCCCCGCCACCGCGGGCACGCTCCGCACGGAGAAGCCGCTGTTCACCGGACTCCTCGTGGGCGCCATCATGATCATCACCGGTCTGACGTTCTTCCCGGCCCTGGCGCTGGGCCCGCTGGCCGAGGGGCTGGCGACATGA
- the kdpB gene encoding potassium-transporting ATPase subunit KdpB, translating to MTTRIDKQEDPMSTVTPTRAPHQDVPTGHKPAEGRVGAGLFDPKQLVKSLPDAFRKLDPRVMVKSPVMFVVLIGSVVTTVLAIKTPGDWFGWVIAAWLWLTVVFANLAEAVAEGRGKAQADTLRKAKTDTVARRLVGDSEERVPGTELKVGDLVVCEAGDIIPGDGDVVEGVASVDESAITGESAPVIRESGGDRSAVTGGTKVLSDRIVIKITTKPGETFIDRMINLVEGAARQKTPNEIALNILLASLTIVFLLAVVTLKPFAIYAGADKQTSMIVLTALLVCLIPTTIGALLSAIGIAGMDRLVQRNVLAMSGRAVEAAGDVSTLLLDKTGTITLGNRQAAEFVPVRGTTEAEVADAAQLSSLADETPEGRSIVVLAKQKYGLRERHQGELAHAEWIAFTAQTRMSGVDVDGRKIRKGAAGSVIAWVREQGGSVAEDADEIANRISEAGGTPLLVAVQDDRGTRILGVIHLKDVVKEGMRERFEELRRMGIKTVMITGDNPLTAKAIADEAGVDDFLAEATPEDKMALIKREQAGGKLVAMTGDGTNDAPALAQADVGVAMNTGTSAAKEAGNMVDLDSNPTKLIEIVEIGKQLLITRGALTTFSIANDVAKYFAIIPAMFAVAYPSLDKLNIMGLASPESAILSAVIFNALIIIALVPLALRGVQYRPMSADRMLRRNLGIYGLGGLIAPFIGIKIIDLLISLIPGIR from the coding sequence ATGACCACTCGTATCGACAAGCAAGAGGACCCGATGTCCACGGTTACCCCGACCCGGGCACCGCACCAGGACGTACCGACCGGACACAAGCCGGCCGAGGGCCGCGTCGGCGCGGGCCTGTTCGACCCCAAGCAACTCGTCAAGTCACTGCCCGACGCCTTCCGCAAGCTCGACCCGCGGGTGATGGTCAAGTCCCCCGTGATGTTCGTCGTGCTCATCGGCTCGGTGGTCACCACCGTGCTGGCGATCAAGACCCCGGGCGACTGGTTCGGCTGGGTCATCGCCGCCTGGCTGTGGCTGACCGTCGTCTTCGCCAACCTGGCGGAGGCCGTCGCCGAGGGCCGCGGCAAGGCGCAGGCGGACACCCTGCGCAAGGCCAAGACCGACACCGTGGCGCGCCGACTCGTCGGGGACTCCGAAGAGCGCGTGCCCGGTACGGAGTTGAAGGTCGGCGACCTGGTCGTGTGCGAGGCCGGCGACATCATCCCCGGCGATGGTGACGTCGTCGAAGGAGTCGCGTCCGTCGACGAGTCGGCGATCACCGGCGAGTCCGCGCCCGTCATCCGCGAGTCCGGCGGCGACCGCAGCGCCGTCACCGGCGGCACGAAGGTGCTCTCCGACCGGATCGTCATCAAGATCACGACCAAGCCGGGCGAGACCTTCATCGACCGGATGATCAACCTGGTCGAGGGCGCGGCACGGCAGAAGACGCCCAACGAGATCGCGCTGAACATCCTGCTGGCCTCGCTCACCATCGTCTTCCTGCTCGCGGTCGTGACGCTGAAGCCGTTCGCCATCTACGCGGGCGCCGACAAGCAGACCTCCATGATCGTGCTGACAGCTCTGCTGGTCTGCCTCATCCCGACCACGATCGGCGCACTGCTCTCCGCCATCGGCATCGCGGGCATGGACCGCCTGGTCCAGCGCAACGTCCTCGCCATGTCCGGCCGGGCAGTCGAGGCCGCCGGCGACGTCTCGACGCTGCTGCTGGACAAGACCGGCACTATCACCCTCGGCAACCGCCAGGCCGCCGAGTTCGTGCCAGTGCGCGGCACGACGGAGGCCGAGGTCGCCGACGCTGCCCAACTGTCGTCGCTGGCCGACGAGACGCCCGAGGGCCGCTCCATCGTCGTACTGGCGAAGCAGAAGTACGGGCTGCGCGAACGCCACCAGGGCGAGCTCGCGCACGCCGAATGGATCGCCTTCACCGCCCAGACCCGGATGTCGGGTGTGGATGTCGACGGGCGCAAGATCCGCAAGGGTGCGGCCGGGTCGGTCATCGCCTGGGTGCGGGAGCAGGGCGGGTCGGTCGCCGAGGACGCCGACGAGATCGCCAACCGCATCTCGGAGGCAGGCGGTACGCCGCTGCTGGTCGCGGTCCAGGACGACCGGGGCACCCGGATCCTGGGGGTCATCCACCTGAAGGACGTGGTCAAGGAGGGCATGCGGGAGCGGTTCGAGGAACTGCGCCGCATGGGCATCAAGACCGTCATGATCACCGGTGACAACCCGCTGACCGCGAAGGCCATCGCGGACGAGGCCGGAGTCGACGACTTCCTCGCGGAGGCGACCCCCGAGGACAAGATGGCCCTCATCAAGCGGGAACAGGCCGGCGGCAAGCTGGTCGCGATGACCGGCGACGGTACGAACGACGCACCCGCGCTGGCCCAGGCGGACGTCGGCGTGGCGATGAACACGGGTACGTCGGCCGCCAAGGAGGCCGGCAACATGGTCGACCTCGACTCCAACCCGACCAAGCTCATCGAGATCGTCGAGATCGGCAAGCAACTCCTCATCACGCGGGGCGCGTTGACGACGTTCTCCATCGCCAACGACGTCGCGAAGTACTTCGCGATCATCCCGGCGATGTTCGCGGTCGCCTACCCGTCACTGGACAAGCTCAACATCATGGGCCTGGCCAGCCCGGAGTCGGCGATCCTGTCCGCGGTCATCTTCAACGCGTTGATCATCATCGCCCTGGTGCCGCTCGCCCTGCGGGGTGTGCAGTACCGGCCGATGAGCGCCGACCGGATGCTGCGCCGCAACCTCGGCATCTACGGCCTCGGCGGGCTGATCGCCCCGTTCATCGGCATCAAGATCATCGACCTGCTCATCTCGCTGATCCCCGGGATCCGGTGA
- the kdpC gene encoding potassium-transporting ATPase subunit KdpC, giving the protein MNNSVTNTARMLWAALRMLLVLTVVTGILYPLVVTGIGQLAFHDKANGSIVKADGKEVGSKLIGQSWNIKGTNKPDPKWFQGRPSNSDYDPLATGSSQLSAGNPELVNMVKAAKKQVAEFNGVPESEVPADAVTGSASAIDPDISPDYADIQVKRVAEANGLTVTQVEKLVKDHTDGRALGFMGEPRVNVLELNIALKELADH; this is encoded by the coding sequence ATGAACAACTCCGTAACCAACACCGCACGGATGCTGTGGGCGGCCCTGCGCATGCTGCTCGTCCTCACCGTCGTGACCGGCATCCTCTACCCCCTCGTCGTCACCGGCATCGGCCAACTCGCCTTCCACGACAAGGCCAACGGCTCCATCGTCAAGGCCGACGGCAAGGAGGTCGGCTCCAAGCTGATCGGCCAAAGCTGGAACATCAAGGGCACCAACAAGCCGGACCCGAAGTGGTTCCAGGGGCGGCCGTCCAACAGCGACTACGACCCGCTGGCCACCGGTTCCAGCCAGCTGAGCGCCGGCAACCCCGAGCTCGTGAACATGGTGAAGGCAGCCAAGAAGCAGGTCGCCGAGTTCAACGGCGTACCCGAGTCCGAGGTGCCCGCCGACGCGGTCACCGGCTCCGCCTCCGCCATCGACCCGGACATCTCCCCGGACTACGCGGACATCCAGGTCAAGCGGGTCGCAGAGGCGAACGGGCTGACCGTCACTCAGGTCGAGAAGCTGGTCAAGGACCACACCGACGGCCGCGCCCTCGGCTTCATGGGCGAGCCGCGCGTCAACGTCCTCGAACTCAACATCGCGCTCAAGGAACTGGCCGACCACTGA
- a CDS encoding response regulator, whose translation MTRVLVVEDDPQLVRALVINMQARQYGVDAAPDGATALRLAAARQPDVVVLDLGLPDMDGVEVIKALRGWTRVPVLVLSARTASDEKVAALDAGADDYITKPFSMNELLARLRAAVRRTEALPMAPETTMVTTSEFTIDLLAKKATRGGRDIRLTPTEWHLLEILVCNPGRLVTQKQLLQEVWGATYSDKTNYLRVYMAQLRRKLEADPSHPRYLITEPGMGYRFES comes from the coding sequence ATGACCCGGGTGCTGGTGGTGGAGGACGATCCACAGCTCGTACGAGCCCTCGTGATCAACATGCAAGCCCGCCAGTACGGAGTGGACGCCGCGCCGGACGGCGCCACCGCGCTCCGACTGGCCGCCGCCCGCCAGCCGGACGTGGTGGTGCTCGACCTGGGCCTGCCCGACATGGACGGCGTCGAGGTGATCAAGGCGCTGCGCGGCTGGACCCGAGTGCCCGTGCTGGTCCTGTCCGCCCGGACGGCGTCCGACGAGAAGGTCGCCGCCCTCGACGCGGGCGCCGACGACTACATCACCAAGCCGTTCAGCATGAACGAGCTGCTGGCCCGGCTGCGGGCCGCCGTCCGCCGTACCGAGGCCCTGCCGATGGCACCCGAGACGACGATGGTCACGACGAGCGAGTTCACCATCGACCTGCTGGCCAAGAAGGCCACCAGAGGCGGCCGCGACATCCGGCTGACCCCGACCGAGTGGCACCTGCTGGAAATCCTGGTCTGCAACCCCGGCCGCCTGGTCACCCAGAAGCAACTCCTCCAGGAGGTCTGGGGGGCCACCTACAGCGACAAGACGAACTACCTTCGGGTCTACATGGCCCAGTTGAGACGAAAACTCGAAGCGGACCCCTCCCACCCCCGCTACCTCATCACCGAGCCGGGCATGGGCTACCGCTTCGAGTCATGA
- a CDS encoding sensor histidine kinase — MGRGKLRIYLGAAPGVGKTYAMLSEAHRRVERGTDCVVAFVEHHDRPRTEVMLQGLEQVPRKEIEYRGTTFTEMDVDAVLRRAPAVALVDELPHTNIPGSRNAKRWQDVQELLAAGIDVVSTVNIQHLESLGDVVESITGVRQKETVPDEVVRRADQIELVDMSPQALRRRMAHGNIYKPDKVDAALSNYFRPGNLTALRELALLWVADRVDEYLQQYRSEHQVSKIWGSRERIVVGLTGGPEGRTLIRRAARLAEKGAGGEVLAVYIARSDGLTSASPKELAVQRTLVEDLGGTFHHVVGDDVPVALLDFARGVNATQIVLGVSRRKGWQYVFGPGVGATVARDSGPDLDVHLITHSEAGKGRGLPVSRGARLGRSRLIWGWLTGIGGPALLTLLLTHSDADLGLTNNMLLFLTLTVGAALLGGLLPSLASAAVGTMLLNWFFTPPVHRITIADPKNMLALAIFILVAASVASVVDLAARRTHQAARLRAESEILSFLAGNVLRGETSLEALLERVRETFAMESVALLERKSDVEPWTCAGRVGTGRPVERPEDADVDMPVGDHMALALSGRVLPAEDRRVLAAFAVQAAVVLDRQRLQSEADQAKELAEGNRIRTALLAAVSHDLRTPLAGIKAAVTSLRSDDVEWSEQDQAELLAGIEEGADRLDHLVGNLLDMSRLQTGTLAPLIREIDVDEVVPMALGGIPDPESTVVLDIPETLPMVAVDKGLLERAVANIVENAVKYSPDGKPVVVSASAHADRVEVRVVDRGPGVPDEAKDRIFEPFQRYGDAPRGAGVGLGLAVARGFAEAIGGTLTAEDTPGGGLTMVLTLPAATSPPSARPGLPATATS; from the coding sequence ATGGGACGCGGCAAGCTCCGGATCTACCTCGGCGCCGCACCCGGCGTCGGCAAGACGTATGCGATGCTCTCCGAGGCCCACCGCCGCGTCGAGCGGGGCACCGACTGCGTGGTCGCCTTCGTGGAGCACCACGACCGGCCGCGCACCGAGGTGATGCTGCAGGGCCTGGAGCAGGTGCCCCGCAAGGAGATCGAGTACCGCGGCACGACGTTCACCGAGATGGATGTGGACGCGGTGCTGCGGCGCGCCCCCGCCGTGGCCCTCGTCGACGAGCTGCCGCACACCAACATCCCCGGCTCGCGCAACGCCAAACGGTGGCAGGACGTCCAGGAGTTGCTCGCGGCCGGGATCGACGTCGTATCGACCGTCAACATCCAGCACCTGGAGTCGCTCGGCGACGTCGTCGAGTCGATAACCGGCGTCCGGCAGAAGGAGACCGTGCCGGACGAGGTCGTGCGGCGAGCGGACCAGATCGAGCTGGTCGACATGTCCCCGCAGGCCCTGCGCCGGCGCATGGCACACGGCAACATCTACAAGCCCGACAAGGTCGACGCGGCGCTGTCCAACTACTTCAGGCCCGGCAATCTCACCGCGCTGCGAGAGCTGGCACTGCTGTGGGTGGCCGACCGGGTCGACGAGTACCTGCAGCAGTACCGCAGCGAGCACCAGGTGTCGAAGATCTGGGGGTCGCGGGAGCGCATCGTGGTCGGCCTCACCGGCGGACCGGAGGGGAGGACCCTGATCCGGCGCGCCGCCCGGCTCGCGGAGAAGGGCGCCGGCGGCGAGGTCCTGGCCGTCTACATAGCCCGCAGCGACGGGCTCACCTCCGCCTCCCCCAAGGAGCTGGCCGTACAGCGAACCCTGGTCGAGGACCTCGGCGGCACCTTCCACCACGTCGTCGGCGACGACGTCCCGGTGGCGCTGCTGGACTTCGCACGCGGGGTGAACGCCACCCAGATCGTCCTCGGGGTGTCACGCCGCAAGGGATGGCAGTACGTCTTCGGACCCGGTGTCGGCGCGACGGTCGCCCGGGACTCGGGGCCCGACCTCGACGTGCACCTGATCACGCACAGCGAGGCGGGCAAGGGCCGCGGACTGCCCGTGTCCCGGGGCGCGCGACTCGGCAGATCCCGGCTCATCTGGGGCTGGCTGACCGGTATCGGGGGCCCGGCACTGCTCACGTTGCTGCTGACCCACAGTGACGCCGACCTCGGCCTCACCAACAACATGCTGCTGTTCCTGACGCTCACCGTGGGGGCCGCACTTCTCGGCGGCCTGCTGCCGTCACTGGCCTCGGCAGCGGTCGGCACCATGCTCCTGAACTGGTTCTTCACTCCCCCGGTGCACCGCATCACCATCGCCGATCCCAAGAACATGCTCGCACTGGCGATCTTCATCCTGGTCGCGGCCTCGGTGGCGTCGGTGGTGGACCTGGCGGCCCGCCGCACCCACCAGGCCGCCCGGCTGCGCGCCGAGTCGGAGATCCTCTCCTTCCTGGCCGGCAACGTGCTGCGCGGCGAGACCAGCCTGGAAGCCCTCCTGGAACGAGTCCGGGAGACCTTCGCCATGGAGTCGGTCGCCCTTCTGGAACGCAAGAGCGATGTCGAGCCATGGACCTGCGCCGGTCGCGTGGGCACCGGACGGCCTGTCGAACGGCCCGAGGACGCGGACGTCGACATGCCGGTCGGCGACCACATGGCGCTCGCCCTGTCCGGCCGGGTCCTGCCCGCCGAGGACCGCCGGGTCCTCGCCGCCTTCGCCGTCCAGGCCGCCGTCGTCCTGGACCGTCAGCGGCTGCAGTCCGAGGCCGACCAGGCCAAGGAACTGGCCGAGGGCAACCGCATCCGCACCGCGCTCCTGGCCGCCGTGAGCCATGACCTGCGCACCCCGCTCGCGGGCATCAAGGCGGCGGTGACCTCTCTGCGTTCGGACGACGTCGAGTGGTCCGAACAGGACCAGGCGGAGCTGCTGGCGGGCATCGAGGAGGGCGCCGACCGTCTCGACCACCTGGTGGGCAATCTTCTGGACATGTCCCGCCTGCAGACCGGCACACTTGCCCCGCTCATCCGTGAGATCGACGTGGACGAGGTCGTCCCCATGGCGCTGGGCGGCATCCCGGACCCCGAGTCGACCGTCGTCCTGGACATCCCCGAAACCCTGCCCATGGTCGCCGTCGACAAGGGTCTGCTGGAGCGGGCGGTCGCCAACATCGTCGAGAACGCGGTCAAGTACAGCCCCGACGGCAAGCCGGTCGTCGTATCGGCGAGCGCCCACGCCGACCGGGTCGAGGTCCGTGTCGTGGACCGCGGCCCCGGCGTCCCCGACGAGGCCAAGGACCGCATCTTCGAACCCTTCCAGCGCTACGGCGACGCCCCGCGCGGCGCCGGGGTCGGCCTCGGCCTGGCAGTCGCCCGCGGCTTCGCCGAGGCCATCGGCGGCACCCTCACCGCCGAGGACACTCCCGGCGGCGGCCTCACCATGGTCCTCACCCTGCCGGCGGCGACCAGTCCTCCGTCGGCACGGCCCGGTCTTCCCGCAACGGCCACCTCGTAG
- a CDS encoding flotillin family protein produces MSPVVIAVIGVVALLVLLGLVVVTRYKVAGPSEAFIVTGRRGKKSTDPETGRVFTDNSGQKVVVGGGVFVVPFVQQKFTLDLSSRHIPVAVRGAVTLRGVKAHLEGVAIVKVGGTEDSIRAAAQRFLMQQDGIVGFTQEVLSGALRAIVGRMSVEDIIRDRAAFAGQVAEEAEASLSGQGLVLDAFQIQDITTEGSYLEDLGRPEAARAKQEADIAEAVARRAAEQARLKAEEEIAIAQRTFALKQAEIKAETDEAAARAAAAGPLAEAARNQEVLAEQEKVAERQAALTDRELDTKVRKPADAARYQAEQEAEGRRIALVKEAEAAAERARLTGEGEKAQRAALADAVRLEGEAEAAAIGAKGAAEAEAMRKKADAFAQYGDAAVLQMLVEVLPQVVAKASEPLSAVDKMTVISTDGASQLSRTVADNVAQGVELLSSTTGVDLAELLKGITQRAGGAQPATTAPAEANGKVEITG; encoded by the coding sequence ATGAGCCCAGTTGTGATCGCTGTGATCGGAGTCGTCGCACTCCTTGTCCTGCTCGGTCTAGTCGTGGTCACCCGCTACAAGGTGGCGGGGCCGAGCGAGGCGTTCATCGTCACCGGGCGGCGGGGAAAGAAGTCCACCGACCCGGAGACGGGCCGCGTGTTCACCGACAACAGCGGGCAGAAGGTCGTGGTCGGCGGCGGGGTGTTCGTCGTGCCGTTCGTGCAGCAGAAGTTCACCCTCGACCTCTCCTCCCGGCACATCCCGGTCGCGGTGCGCGGCGCGGTCACCCTGCGGGGCGTCAAGGCTCACCTGGAGGGGGTCGCGATCGTCAAGGTCGGCGGCACGGAGGACTCGATCCGCGCGGCGGCCCAGCGGTTCCTGATGCAGCAGGACGGCATCGTCGGCTTCACCCAGGAGGTGCTCTCCGGCGCGCTGCGCGCCATCGTGGGCCGGATGTCGGTGGAGGACATCATCCGCGACCGGGCCGCGTTCGCCGGGCAGGTCGCCGAGGAGGCAGAGGCGAGCCTGTCCGGGCAGGGCCTGGTGCTGGACGCCTTCCAGATCCAGGACATCACCACCGAGGGCTCCTACCTGGAAGACCTCGGCCGCCCGGAGGCCGCGCGCGCCAAGCAGGAGGCGGACATTGCCGAGGCCGTCGCCCGCCGTGCCGCCGAGCAGGCCCGGTTGAAGGCGGAGGAGGAGATCGCGATCGCGCAGCGGACCTTCGCCCTGAAGCAGGCCGAGATCAAGGCCGAGACCGACGAGGCGGCGGCGCGTGCCGCGGCCGCGGGTCCGCTGGCCGAGGCGGCGCGAAACCAGGAGGTCCTGGCCGAGCAGGAGAAGGTCGCCGAACGTCAGGCCGCGCTGACCGACCGCGAGTTGGACACCAAGGTCCGCAAGCCCGCCGACGCCGCCCGCTACCAGGCCGAGCAGGAGGCCGAGGGCCGTCGTATCGCGCTGGTCAAGGAGGCCGAGGCGGCGGCCGAGCGGGCCCGGCTGACCGGTGAGGGTGAGAAGGCGCAGCGCGCCGCGCTCGCCGACGCCGTACGACTGGAGGGTGAGGCGGAGGCCGCCGCGATCGGGGCCAAGGGCGCCGCCGAGGCCGAGGCGATGCGGAAGAAGGCCGACGCCTTCGCGCAGTACGGCGACGCGGCCGTGCTGCAGATGCTCGTCGAGGTGCTGCCGCAGGTGGTCGCCAAGGCGTCCGAGCCGCTCAGCGCGGTGGACAAGATGACGGTCATCTCCACGGACGGGGCCAGCCAGCTCTCCCGTACGGTCGCCGACAACGTCGCTCAGGGTGTCGAACTCCTCAGCTCCACGACGGGAGTCGACCTCGCCGAGCTACTGAAGGGCATCACCCAGCGTGCCGGCGGCGCGCAGCCCGCGACCACGGCACCCGCCGAGGCCAACGGGAAGGTCGAGATCACCGGCTGA
- a CDS encoding site-2 protease family protein, which produces MNGSVRMGRLLGVPLRLHWTVPLLVVLFGYSLGSRTLPAGVPDQSNAAYTVAGLAGALLLLGSLLAHEAAHAIAARRKGIPVQSITLWALGGMTEMGKPRAAGAAFLVAVSGPLASLAVGGAALGAGVGLDALSGWEVPAAVLVWLGWVNCVLAMFNLLPAAPLDGGRVVQALMWWRTGDRDRAERAAARSGQVLGMLLIAVGWISVLYGVWSGLWLAVIGFFVLIVANAERQHARMAPALRGVRAADAMSSPVEACQDWLTVERCIADVVVRTRHTVLPLIDFDGRPSGLLNLARLARVPAQQRETLRVRDVATPLPQNATCAPDDLLEDVLEKLSSGIGIRILVIDGQRLVGIITARDISRIVQRHALRGTESR; this is translated from the coding sequence ATGAACGGCTCGGTACGGATGGGACGCCTGCTCGGGGTGCCGCTGCGCCTCCACTGGACCGTGCCCCTGCTCGTGGTGCTGTTCGGGTACAGCCTGGGCAGCCGCACGCTCCCCGCCGGGGTTCCGGACCAGTCGAACGCCGCCTACACGGTCGCCGGCCTGGCCGGGGCTCTGCTGCTGCTCGGAAGTCTGCTGGCTCATGAGGCCGCGCACGCGATCGCGGCCCGGCGAAAAGGCATCCCGGTCCAGAGCATCACGCTGTGGGCGTTGGGCGGGATGACCGAGATGGGCAAGCCGCGCGCGGCCGGGGCGGCCTTCCTGGTGGCTGTGAGCGGGCCGCTCGCCAGCCTGGCCGTCGGTGGGGCCGCGCTCGGTGCCGGTGTCGGGCTGGACGCCCTCTCCGGCTGGGAGGTTCCCGCGGCGGTCCTGGTCTGGCTCGGCTGGGTGAACTGCGTCCTGGCCATGTTCAATCTGCTGCCGGCCGCGCCGCTCGACGGAGGACGCGTCGTGCAGGCACTGATGTGGTGGCGTACCGGAGACCGGGACCGGGCCGAACGGGCGGCCGCACGCAGCGGGCAGGTCCTCGGCATGCTGCTGATCGCCGTCGGCTGGATCTCCGTCCTGTACGGCGTGTGGAGCGGCCTGTGGCTGGCGGTCATCGGCTTCTTCGTCCTGATCGTCGCCAACGCGGAACGTCAGCACGCCCGGATGGCCCCGGCCCTGCGCGGAGTGCGAGCGGCGGATGCCATGTCGAGTCCCGTGGAGGCATGCCAGGACTGGCTGACGGTGGAGCGGTGCATCGCGGATGTGGTCGTGCGGACCCGCCACACGGTGCTGCCCCTGATCGACTTCGACGGACGCCCCAGCGGCCTGCTCAACCTGGCGCGGCTCGCGCGGGTCCCCGCGCAGCAGCGGGAGACACTGCGGGTGCGGGACGTGGCGACACCGTTGCCGCAGAACGCCACGTGCGCGCCGGACGACCTCCTGGAAGACGTACTCGAAAAGCTCTCCTCGGGCATCGGCATACGCATCCTCGTCATCGACGGGCAGCGCCTGGTGGGCATCATCACCGCACGTGACATCTCCCGAATCGTCCAGCGCCATGCACTTCGCGGCACGGAGAGCCGGTGA